In Pseudomonadota bacterium, the genomic stretch CGGCTTGGTCACGCTCGCAGTATTGAGGCCGTTGAATTCCCAACCTGTCAGCTGCTCGAGGCGCGGCGCCTGAGCGCTGCGCATGATCGCCTCGAGCACAACGGACCGGCTCTGCGCTAGATCCACGAAACCGTAGCGTTCGCCGCTGCCCCTGAGCGGCTCGGGCGCGGCGGTCTCGGATTGTGTGTCCACGCTCTAGCCTATTTGCTCGCCCACGCCTCGGGTGTGCAGGTTCTCAGGGCCAGGGCGTGCACGGGACCCGCCATGAGCTCGCCGAGCGCCGCGTAGACGAGCTGATGCTGCGCCACTCTGGGCTTGCCAGCGAAAACGTTCGACACGATCAGCGCCTGATAGTGGTCCTTCGTGCCAGTCAAATCCTTGAG encodes the following:
- a CDS encoding BolA family transcriptional regulator encodes the protein MVEPDLVLARLREAFPEAEKIELKDLTGTKDHYQALIVSNVFAGKPRVAQHQLVYAALGELMAGPVHALALRTCTPEAWASK